The genomic stretch TCTTGTCCACCGTGTTATCGGTGATGTTCATGGCGACTGCCGCCTGCTTGTGTGTGTAACCGGCCGCAATAAGACTCAACGTCTCTTGTTCCCTCGGGCTTAGATTTGCCGAGACAAATTTCGTGTCCGTTTCAATGGCGGCGGCTATCTCTTGATTGTCAACAGTTTCTCCGGCCGCCACACGGCGGAGACAGTCGAGCGTGTGTTCCACACTGTCCGTTTTCAGGGCTATGCCGGCAGCGCCCGCCGCCAGGGCTTGACGCAGGTAATCTACGTTAGTGCCGCCAGTATAGATAAGCACGGGGTATCCTTCGTCAACTAGGCGCCCGACGTTGTCAGCTGGGCTGGACCCATCTTCAAGGGACAAATCCAGGGCTACCACGTCGAAGATGCCCGGCTCGCCCCGGAGGAGAAGGTCCACTGTTTCAGAGAGTTTTACGACCTCAATAGGTGGTTTCCATTTTTTGGTGAGTTTCCACGCTACCGCCGAAAATCCGATCAGGGTGATTGGGTGATCATCGATGACGCCAACCCTGATACTGCGTGTCTTCAAAGTGCCCCCCGACGAACTCCCTAAGGAGTTTCCCAACGCAATATGACTTGCCACATTGCTCCGGAACAGTCTATAGACCGATCATGCTTGGGCCGGCGACTCTTAGGGGTGGCTTGTCGGACATTCGACTAATTCGACAAGCCACCCTAAGAGTCGCTGCGTACGCACAACCATGAGCTTGTGCAATGCTCGGGCCGTTAAGAAGAAGGAGCCCCGCACACCAACGGTGTGAGGGGCTCCTCTACGCGCGGCCGGGGTCAGCGGCCACGTGTGCGGTTCTTGCTTTGCGCTTGTGCCTGGCTGGCGTTCGCGCCACGGGTTTTACCGGCCTTCGCGCCCTTGCCGGCGGCCGCGTGGGTGATGGGGTACTTCTGGATTTTCTCGCCCTGCATGCGCGCTTTGACCGCCTCGGCGGGTACCCCTGCGGTCACGAGCTGCTGTTCCAGCGCTGCACGATGTTCCGCGGTCCCGTAGGCAGCCTCCGCACGGTCGGCCGCGACGTTGCCCGCCCGTTCGTGGCTGGCCCCCTCGTGAGCCGCCCTGTCGGCTTTGACCTCTGAATCCACGGCGTCGGGGTGGTTCGCAAGGAACTCATCCCGATACCACTCCTCCTCCGGGTGAGAAGGCCCGCTCAGTTTTTCGCTTGCGGCTTCGTCCTTGGCCTGGTCAGCGCGGGCGTACTCGGCCGTGGCAACAGCCTTGTACCCCTCGGCGTCTTTCCTGGCCTCGGTGGAACCGGCCGTATTCGGCTGGGCAAGGGCCTGTTCCGGGGTGCGTCCCTGACGGGCAAGGAACTCCTGGCGGCGCTGCTCTGCCTCCTGTT from Pseudarthrobacter psychrotolerans encodes the following:
- a CDS encoding LuxR C-terminal-related transcriptional regulator gives rise to the protein MKTRSIRVGVIDDHPITLIGFSAVAWKLTKKWKPPIEVVKLSETVDLLLRGEPGIFDVVALDLSLEDGSSPADNVGRLVDEGYPVLIYTGGTNVDYLRQALAAGAAGIALKTDSVEHTLDCLRRVAAGETVDNQEIAAAIETDTKFVSANLSPREQETLSLIAAGYTHKQAAVAMNITDNTVDKNIFRIRKKYAAVGREARTKLLLHIRAQEDGLIIPHR